aaattacaacaacgtCTAATATCGGGTCGTGTATGCTTGGGAGGCAGTAAAGTCCAAAAAATAGGGCCTTTGAAAAcataaaaactaaaaaatttctggcgaattaaacggacgtatcattcgggatacgttcgtgaacgattcgcgaataatccgaaaatgccacataatacgtctcttggattcggagttgcaaacgtacgcggtAAAATTGGTGATATGGAAAATCcgtgaacttactaactaggcacaTGATTATGCTTcccacaaaaaaaacaaaaaaaaaagcatcACATGATGGTACAGTATCTCACTACCTACGAGAACAGACTTAAGTACGTACCCCAAAATTAAGTTCTAATGATTAGACAGCCTGTTGTAGTACACACATTCATTTGATAATTTTCCTTGGATCAATAATTTCGGTGGTGCGTGGGTTTCTTTTTGCTTTTTCGATTATTAGGAGTAGAAATCCGAAAATGCTAGGCATACACCGCATTCATACACCAAATACTTACACCGCTACGTAGAGCACAGCTGGCATAGTGATTTCGGATTGGGTGGACGATTAAATCGGAAGGATGAataaagtgattttttttttttaattctcacTGTCTGTTCGTAGAGAATAAATGTACCTCTTTTTATCAACCACATCTCATTGACACGTATTGAATGTTGGTATTCAATTAATTTGGTTTTTGCCGTGACTTAAACATCAACTGGTATATATGCTGTTTAACACCACGGAGTCCCTTTTCCCCGTTGTTGACCCATGTCCTTTTTGACGCTCGAGATCAGTGGCACAAACCCAGCTTCCAGTGGTATTTACCGAAGCATTATCAATATGCCAATTATCAGTCCATTCCCAACCTGAGGGCAAGTCAACTTTTGAAATCTCCTGTGTAACAGATTAAAAAATCCGGCGGATATATAAGTTTACTTCACCAGTAAAGTAacggataaatttttgatgtgggcGTTCTTTGATGGGGGCATAAGGGACAAATCAAGAGTTGACATAtgtttttcatattaattgattccaacaaattttgtttccaaaaaaacaagacaagtttattttttgagaaaatattggttatcttaattgcttatattttatctttgatatttttgtcagcaaaattagttgaatcaattaatatgaaaaacacatgtcaactcttgatttgtccctcatgcccccatcaaagaacgcccacatcaaaaatttaatatttttttataagcGACTTGAATTCAAACCTTAAAAGCGACGCTAATGTGCGAGGAAATTAATCGTCTGATTATGCATATAAACTATTAAAGATTTCAGAACCAAATAAGAAGCAAAAGCTTCTTTTTTGTTAAATGATCAAAATGTACGCAGCATCCACTGAGTAAATGAACCCCCACTAAATCAACTTGAGATGGATGCATATCGTCAGCCCAACCATCCTAGTTAGACAATTAACGGTTAAAATAGATGACATAATTAACAATAAGAGAAATAATGAAAGTAAAACAATCAATCCCATAAATACCTTTTTTTTTCCGGACACCTTTTAATTGGTTGGTGTACTGTCTTACGTGTTCGACCTAATCGTGTCTTTCGTAAAAGGTCATCCATGATAATAACAACATTATCACCTACTCCGTATTCAACATCCCCGTCTACCGCTTCCGGCATATTCTCCTCAAGCTGATTTCCTTTGACTTTATCGCTTTCTTTTAGTTTGATAAATGTTTGCTCTTTGTTGCACCTCCTTCTTCTTACAATCCAACCAATCATCAATATTACGGTATTGACTAGTACCTGCAACCCAATCTGCAAACTCACTGAATTTATTGCACAAATCATAGTATTCGGTACTTGCATCATCGTTTTTCCAACAACTGAAACCCACTTTCACCTTTGTATGACATTTTTTCACATCCTTCCGCCACCGTCTTAATATATATTTATCCGGGAGTTCTTTTACATCATTATTAGACAACACGCTTAACACATGGCAGCATTGTATTCCTCTAAATGCAAACATTTGACATGTACCGTGAATATCACAAAATACATTCTTTAAGTTGTCGTTATCATCATCCTGAATTCCAAAATAAAAACTTGAATTTTCGGCAGTCATCTTTGCAAAATATTTCATAACAGACATtgcatcaccatcaccatcaccgaGCCGTGAATTTCTTACTTTATTGATTGCATTTCTCACATCCTTTAGAGTGCATCCTGTCTTTTCATACCCACCAAATCCAAGAACAACCGCGTTAAAAATTTTTTTGATTGAAATCCCAACTGGATCGTTAAGGTCAATTTGTCGTCTTAATGATCCACTAACCTTACGAAAACACCTAAAAACACGAGCATCATCGGGGTTGCACCCGTGATTATGCTCAAAATGTACTACTGAAATATACCATTTACTATCACTTACTTGCATTCTCCTAGTAATATAAGCAGTACCCCCACTTTTGACTGTCCATGTGGCTTAGTTTGATTTTGAGTTCGGCTTTCATGCTCACCAGATTTTGAACAAGCAAAAGTCACACTTCTTGTAATGCCGTCAACGTTAGTCCTTTTTAATCTTTTCTGCACTGGAAATCCAAATTTTCTAGCATACTCTTTGTAAAATTGAAATATTTCTTCATGCTCATCAAAAGTTATCCCTACCAAAGGAGGTTTTATTTCATCACTTCCATAAAAATTGTTGCCCTCTTCATCCTCtggaaaagcaaaatatatgtttTAGTTAGAAACTTTAAACAGATAAAAAGTCAATGTTTAAGTGGTTCACAAATAAAAACCGACAAAAATGAAATTTAAGTGGTCCCAAAAATGGAAAAAACAACAAAGTGCACATATGATTTTAACTATTTAACTAATCTTTCAAACAAAAAAGTTCTCCGCATGTCAGTATTTAGCATGGATGTGAACGctttaagaaaaaagaagaaaacatggATTATCCCGTAGTAAATATTTAATAAGAATTATGTGCTAAAAATACTTATGATTGAACAAATATTATCAAATTAGAAAAGATTATGATCCTGATTTTTTGCTATTATCATCCTAACGGATATGAATTGAAACATCCTTAACATATACAACAGTATAGTAACAAATATGTAAACATATTTTTCATTCCATTTGTGAAAATTTACTATAATTATTTAGAAATTAAACTAATTAAGTTGATGAATTTTAACGATAAGATTCTCCAGGATTTTCTTCCATGTTTGTTAAGGAAGAGAGAAAATCAGGAATTTTGGTGAAgaaaatttctagatctaaacagTAAATgagtttcctttttctacacAAATATTACTCGGTTAAAAAATTAGATAGCTACTCTTTCTTTATCTCTCCCTATTTAATTTTGACACGATCTCTGCCGATTTAATCGTCCATCCAATTTAACTTTTCTCTGGGTCCTGTGCCACGTGTGCGCCACGTAGTGGTGCATTTATTTGGTGTATAAATGCTGTGTATACCTAGCATTTTCGCTAAAAATCTTACCAAATGATTTTGAGTAGTGTCATATCAGTCAGTGGTGTGTAAGAACAGAAAAATTATGACATAGAAAGAATTCATGTAGTTGAGTACAATACATTATTTGTGCTATGACAAACAGAAAGGAAACAAATGAAGGAAATGGGGAAGCAATTTCGTCAAATAAAGTCATGAGCAGCTAAAGAAAtgcttaaaaaagaaaaaaaagctaaagaaaaacatATACAGTATTTAAGTAAATTGCATCAAACTAACAGCCCGTAATGGAATCTCAAGTAAAATAAAATTACTTCAAATTATATTAGCCAGGCAAAGAAAAAAATAAGGTCCCGATTTAACTTAAAATGATTTGGTTTGAGTTTTGGTATACTAAATTTTCATTGTTTGGAAAAGGGAGATCTTATCAGAAAATGAATAATCAGAGAAAACATTAGATTAAAGACCCATTTCaggtattaaaaaaaaagaaggtcCATCATAGTTACCTTAACGGTCGTGACAGTAGATTCAGTAAGCGCCTTCTTCTTGGCAAACCAAACATAACAATTCACGGAAGCAGAAATGGGTTGATgggaatttttcttttttctatctcAGTAAAATCAATGATCCAAATTAGAATCCGACGACTTTGAAGTCATTGTTGTTTTGCACATACAAATGCATCCACTTTACGTTTTTTCTTTGTCAAGGGTATTTATGACTTttaaattcttttttcttttgtaatttcAAATATTTGTAGATATGTGTGATATCTTTTcggggaaaaatatcgtttggtccctttttaggtggtcccaagtcagtttggtcctttgggaaaacgtctttactgtttggtccataattatttaaaaatattaaatggaaaaATGTATCCTTtcgtgttaatttctacttatttttttgtagcagttcattattcaaaatgaactcctgttaatttatACTTATTTTTTAAGAAATCacatatataaaccagagttcattctagaaatgaactccatatcagtgtagtcaatttcggccatctcggccggAATTCCGCCGGAAATTCCGTTTCCGGACCAACGCAACCCGGAATGCAACTTTCCGCCGAAACGGAAAATGCCCGAGATGTAACCGAAAATCCGGCCGAGATTTTACACATAAACCGGAATTCCGGGCGAGAAATCACACAGAGAAATTTCGAATTAACAACTTAACATCACTTTCTCAATTtggcagagaaagaaaaaaacccaGAAACAGAtcgagagaagaaaaaagagaggtaGTTGGATCGATAGAGCAAGATTTACAGCGAGAGAAGTAGATATAGATGGATATAGAAGAGTCAGACTAGAGAGTTTGGTGACTTGGTCGGGTTTGAGAAAGAGTTTCAGGAAGATTAGGTTTTCAATCAGAGAAGATTAGGTTTTCAATCAGAAAACAAGTAAGTAATCCAAAccctttctttatttttgttaaaatagACTGATGCATGATGTTTTTATTGATTATAATCGAAGTTGAGATGATGGATGTTcttaaatttagggtttatgtaaTTAGGATTTATCTGAAATTGGGAATTGTTGAATACCAATTTTTGAAATTGTATGATAGTATGATACCAATTTAGTCCAAGATGCTTAATATATGATAGTATGATACCAATTTTTGTTTCTGATTGTGTTTAGAAAAATCATTGTACTGTATGCTATGAGTCTATGACCATCTTAACAGGATGACTGAGCAAACAACCACTACTTGGGGGCAATTTGATATGGATGCTTCTGTTTGACCATGTGATTCGTGTTCTCATGTCTGAAGCTCATCCTCGTATTTCATTTTTCCTATTTCTTGCTTTAGCTAATTGTGTACTTAGTGTCTTCCGTATTGCGAGCTGTTTATGTGTGACAAGAGGAAAAAGGATATTTCTCAATTGAGGAAAAAGTTCTATGATGAACTTGTTTGCGCTGTGTTTGCTGGTAGTGTGTACAGCACTTCATATCAACCATCGGCATGTTCATATTTGAGCAATATTTCTTGTGGTGTGTTGGCTTGGTAGTTTTTATTTCGTCTCTAGCTTAGTAGCTTCGCACTTTCATCTTGATTCATGTGTTACATTGGTGGTAAGTTATCTTTCAGGTTCTGATCACTTTGCTGTGTTACAGCAAATTCTGTTTAATGCCTTAAGATAAAAAAATATCTTTCTTAGCTAATCGTCGCTTCGATGCATATATTTTTCCATTTGTAGTGACTGAAAAGTTGTTAGATGGGTAGGCAGTTAAAATCTAGCACACTGTGAGATGCTATTTAGTTTTCCTCTTACCACAGTTGGGTTTCTTTCCTGTTGGTGTGTgtgcctaagcttaatttctcCCTCTGTTTCCTCTTCTTGCCTTTTTAATCAGTTTTTTGTCTAAGCATAATCAAAAGAGAGATTACTTCCTTGATATATATTCTTTTCACTGGCCTTATCATTGATCTATTCTGACAGTAACGTGGCTTTGTttaaattagttgttattgctGGTGTTAACATTAGAAGTAACAATATGCTGCTTACTTCAAGCATGTTCGTTGAGACCTGTGGCACAATTTTGGCTTTCGTACCACTTGCTGCTTAAACCGATGAATTCATTGCGActgtatttttttcttcatttctcaaTCTTAACTTAGGATGATACAAAAGCTATGTCGTAATCCTTTTTATTGCTTACAGTTTGATGGTTTGTCTGCAAGGTTCTTAACTGCTGTGTTTGTTCATTTCTTCAATTTTATTGTTTTAGTTCTGGTTTCATATAATACTTCAGTATTTGCTGCATATGAATTTCCCCCTCTATTCTAACTGATTAGAAGACAGATAGAATCATGATACAGTAATCCATAAAAGTTGAAACCGAAATTACACCGAGATTTGTaaacggaatctccccgagataacgttgtaccagtgtctcgctcgggaccgagaCAAACCGGAATCCGAGATCGACTACATTGCTCCAtattaaaaacctaaaaaaaaacagagttcattccagaaatgaactccatataaaaacctaaaaaaacagagttcatttaggGAATAaactgcagcatcatcatcttcatcatcttcgtcgtcttcaacaacaacagcaaaacatcatcgtcttcaacaaTAGCAGATCTTCATCTTTAACACGAGCAACAAACATCAAAAACAAGATCTTCAACGTCAAAAATCAAGATCAtcaacattaaaattaaaatcatcGTCATCTTTAACACATAAATCTATCATCGTCTTCatcgtgttcatcatcatcttcaaccgcAGCAACATCAAAACAGAAAGAAAACAAAGAGTATAACCCTTTTCCTATTTTTACTTTTTTCTGTTAGAGTTGTTATTTTGCTTTTAAGTGTCTTTTAGGCTCTTAGAATTTCATATGGAAAATCATTCATACGTCTTCTTAGTCTACGAACGTAGTCGTTGCTCATTTCATCCTTTTTGACTTTTCATTACTATTGCAACAACCTTTCTTCCCTTCATTGCGGGTGGTTGGATTGGGACTTGCGAAGACCCAACTAACCTTCCTTTTTGACTTTTCATTACTTGTGAGCTTTGCACCGCCCTAGTTGGCTTGATGTTCATCCCCGTTAGGGGTGGGTATGTGCCGATATGGATCAATTTTcatctcatccgcatccaatccaatacaCTATGAATTTTAAATTtgacatccgcatccaatccaacatccaacggatttATATCGAATGGATACACGGATGAACGGATTGGATGCGAATAATCCAATAAATTTGTGTaggttaaaatttataatgaaaaaaataaagcCTAAATAGAAGACTTCTTATAAAACCTTGTTGCCCCAAAGTGGGGCTTTCCCGGCTTACCCTCTGGCCCCTTAACTATATAAGCTACCAACATCACACAGCCACTACCATACTCAGAGAGAGATTTAAccaaccaaataaaaaaaaaaaaaacaaagaaaaagagagaCTTTCAATCACTAGAGTctagaaattttttcaaaaaaaaaaaaaaaaaaaaatctagaaatgGATCTAGCTACAATTTTCGTATCTCCTATACTCCAAGATCTAATCCCCAAGCTGTTAACTTATTGTTCTGATGAGTTCAATCTTGTTTGGGGTTGGGGTGTCAAAGATGATCTGAGAAAGCTTGCTCagacattaaaaaaaattgaagctgtgttgcaTGATGCTGAGAAGCGGCAGGGAGGAAATGATAAGCTAGTGAAAATTTGGTTGGGAGAGCTCCAGGATGTGGCCTATGATGCTGTGGACATTTTTGACGAACTTCATATTAAAGATCTTGAACAGAAAAAGAAAACTGTAAGTAAGGTCTTCCCCTGTTTGCCCTTAAAACCATTTGGGTTTGATTATAAGATAGCTCTTAAAGTCAAAGATGTCAATGAAAAGTTGGATCGCATCACCAAAGATATGGAGAGATTCAATTTTACCAGTCAGTTCGGGAGTAGTAGTACTTCTGGTTCTAATATTACTGTTATGAATGAAATTCGAGAAGAAACATCTTCACATATTAGTGATTCATCTGCTGTTGTGGGAAGGATAGATGAAAAATTGGAAATTATAAAACTATTGAACCAAGATGATTATTCTGTTGTTCGCATTACTGGTATGGGAGGGATGGGAAAGACTACACTTGCTCAGTTCGTATATGCTAATACTTCTGATGATACTTTCGTGGTCAAAAAGTGGGTATCTATGTACGGGAAAACAAAACCAGAGGAGATATTTTTGGACCTCTTGGAGCCCAAACCTGACCGCCGATCAAGCTTGGATGAAATTAAAGCTAGCCTGAAGCAAAAACTCATGGTGGGGAAATCCCTGATAGTACTGGATGATGTGTGGACAAATCATGGGATCGACATAAAAAAGTTGCTGAAAGATATCTTGTCTATGAGTAGTCTAAGAATTAAAATTCTTATGACTATGCGAAGTACTGAACCTATTCCTCCGCTAACGGGTTGTCGATACAAGACCTACCCGTTACAAGGTTTAGTTGAAGATGATTGTTGGTCTATCATTAAGAAAACCGCATTTGCACATGGAGGTGCAGAGGAGACTGAAGATCTAATCAACATAGGGAGGCAAATTTCGATCAAGTGTGGAGGTCTTCCGCTAGCAGCAAAGACTCTTGGAGGTTTGCTCTACTCTAAGAAGAACGTAGAAGATTGGTTATTTATCTTGAACAGCAAAATCTGGAATCTCCCTCCAACAGATGATAAGATCATGTCTATACTGAAGTTGAGTTATGATCACTTATCACCGGATGTGAAACGATGCTTTTCATATTGTTCGATTTTTCCAAAGGGTCATGTGTTTTCGAAGAATGAAGTTATCAGAATGTGGATGGCAGAGGGATTCCTTATTAGTCCCTGGCAAGCAAATGAGTCTCCGGAAATTGTAGGTAACGGATATTTCAAGATTTTGTTGCTCAACTCTTTTTTCCAGGATGAGCGCAGAAACATTTGGGGGGACATCAAGTCATTCAGAATGCACGATCTTGTCCACGATCTTTCAGTATCAATTACAGGGTGTGAGTCTCTTAATATAACAATAGATGATATTCCAAAGATTGATCAATCTTTTACGTTTCGTCGCTTAGGGTTACAAGTCCTTCATTCTGGTGTCTCAACAGCAATTCCGTCAGAGATTTATAAAGCCTTCAAAAAACTACACACTTTTGTTTATTCTGGACTCCATGATGGTGAAGATGTCTGGGCAAGGCGCGTCTGCACCTTCGGTTtcataagggttttaaaattaagTCACACGGGAATTGAAGAGTTGCCTAAATCAATTTGCAAATTAAAGCATCTTCGGTATCTTGATGTCAAAAGATGTAATAGATTGAAAGAGCTTCCCCAAGACATCAGAAAGCTGATCGGGTTGGAATATCTCATATTCAGAAATAAGTATACGTTGAGTGCTAAAATGCCAAGAAAGGTAAGCAGATTGAGTGCACTTAAAAAGTTATCTGTATTTATCGTGGGAGAAGAAGGCAAAGGTTCTGGTATAGAAGAATTGAAAGATCTAAATCTTCTTGGAGGTAAACTCAGTATCGAAGATTTGGGAAACGTAACAGATGGCACGCAAGCAAATTTAatggggaagaaaaatattaGACACCTAGAACTGAGTTGGGATTCACGGGGTTGTAATGATCCTGATAGAATTATCAAAGATGTTGAGGTGATTAATGACCTCCAACCTCACCTAAATCTGAAAAAGTTGGGAGTTTCACATTTTGGTGGTTCAGAGATCCCTACATGGTTGAGGAGTGCTTCCGTACATCTTCCAAAGTTGGTATCTATCACTCTGTATCGGTGTAATGAGTGTGAACACTTTCCTGCACTTGGAGGACTACAGCATCTTAAATATCTTTTTATGGATGGATTTGGAGGTGTCAAAAGAATCGGTAATGAGTTCTGTCCAAGTAATGAAGAAGCAGTATCATTCCCTTCTTTGGTACTACTTTATATTTATCATTACACAAATTCGGTGAACTCTGATCGGAGTAGTCGAGCATCTACTTTCTCTTGGTCTGAAGATTTGGAGAATCAAAATGGTTCAACGCTGTCAACCACGCCAACAGAGTTTCCATTTCTTAGAAAGTTATATTTTCATATTGAGCGGCAAGTGGATGCCAACCTCAAGTCTCTATCTCCAAAACTGCTTTGGGGGGTTCTCCAGACTTTACTGGTCGCTGGGTGTAATGAGTTCGTGGGCTTTGAGCAGCAACATCGTCATCAACTAGATCATCTTTCTTACAGCCATCTTCGTAGGCTAGAAGTTTTTAAATGCCCTTCTTTAACGGTATTGCCTGCAGACTTCAGCGGATTAAATTCTCTGACCTATTTAGCTATTGAAGAGTGCAGTAGTCTTCACTCATTGCCAGATGGAATACAGTACCTCCCGGCACTTGAGACACTCATAATCGGTGGCTTTTCAGAAGacttaacatcttttccatttcCAGCGGCAAGCGGATCTGATGGTGAAAAATACTTCGTTTCCCTCCGTGTATTAAAGATATGCGGGTGGCCTACTCTAAGTGCCGAGTTGCCGGACCAACTTCAACTCCTCACTTGTTTACAGTGTTTCACTATAAGAGGTTTTCCTTGTCTATCGAGTTTGCCTGAGTGGTTTCGAGAATTATCTTCCCTCCAGAATTTGTACTTTCTAAATTGCAGCAGGCTGCAGTATCTTCCTTCTGACGAACAGATGCAACGCCTAACGTCCCTGAAAACCATATACATTTGGAATTGTCCACTGTTGCTTGAAAGATGTTCTGGCAATGAAGAAGGGCATAAGATTGCACGCCGCAAACAAGGTTTTTCTCGTCTCTCTTTTCCTCGTTTTAATATTTTACTACCGGAGACAGAGCCGGTCCTGAGTCTAGAAGGGCCCTGTGCGAAAAAATTTCGCAGGGCCTTTTATAAGGTTAACGCAAATGATAACTCTTAATGTCCACCTACATGCACAAAAACATCCAAAGCAAACTCAAAATATATAGTCATGGGCAGGTGCATGCGGCAATAATATGATAAAGATTCAAAAAGTACTGATGGTCTGGAGCTGAAAAGTATAACAAGAACAAGTAGTCAGCCTAGTGGATTAAGGAACTTAATTATCTCACCCATGTCACTCGTTCGAGTCTtaactaggggtgagcatgggccggtatggaccggttttcgcCTCGTCCGCATCCAATCAATTGCACTAggttttcaaatttggcatccgcatccaatccagatCCAATGGATGCACAGATGGACGGATTGGgtacggataatccaatggatttgttttagttaaaatttatggtaaagaaaataaatctaacacaaatgactccttataaaacccGCATATCCTATATATGCATACAAATATAAAAATGTCATGTACAACACCCCAAGCAAACAtcttaaaaattcctaaatgattcatagtattttctagaactatataaaggtccttaatttaacggatatggatgtccaacggattttcatggTTGCATCCGGGCCCAATCTgttatccgttggatttcaaaaattccatccgcatccaacccattaacgaacggtccggacatccatccgcaaaagaacggttggtcccggttaaatccgcggattacgggccaaatgctcacccctagtctTAACAGAGgcaaagatttttttctttttttgatacgTTGGCTTACTGGGCTTGGAGGGGAAAGTGAGTATGCATCATAGATCCATAGGGAAAAAGGCCTCAGGCAGAGCTGGGCCCTGTGCGGTCGCACACCCTGCACACCCTCAGGCCCGGCTCTGACCGGAGATAGATTTATCTCATTGCATATAACCAGGTTTTTGAAAACATTCATCAATATTTCGTCGGCTTTAGGGTAACCAGAATTGTCCGGTGACTGTTCTAGTGGTTGGCTGGATGTTGGGGAACTCTATCCAAAGACCAAAACCcgtttccagtagcaagtaccgggtAGGAGACAATGTTAACTCCCGAAAAAT
This portion of the Papaver somniferum cultivar HN1 chromosome 11, ASM357369v1, whole genome shotgun sequence genome encodes:
- the LOC113322030 gene encoding putative disease resistance protein RGA3 isoform X5, which translates into the protein MDLATIFVSPILQDLIPKLLTYCSDEFNLVWGWGVKDDLRKLAQTLKKIEAVLHDAEKRQGGNDKLVKIWLGELQDVAYDAVDIFDELHIKDLEQKKKTVSKVFPCLPLKPFGFDYKIALKVKDVNEKLDRITKDMERFNFTSQFGSSSTSGSNITVMNEIREETSSHISDSSAVVGRIDEKLEIIKLLNQDDYSVVRITGMGGMGKTTLAQFVYANTSDDTFVVKKWVSMYGKTKPEEIFLDLLEPKPDRRSSLDEIKASLKQKLMVGKSLIVLDDVWTNHGIDIKKLLKDILSMSSLRIKILMTMRSTEPIPPLTGCRYKTYPLQGLVEDDCWSIIKKTAFAHGGAEETEDLINIGRQISIKCGGLPLAAKTLGGLLYSKKNVEDWLFILNSKIWNLPPTDDKIMSILKLSYDHLSPDVKRCFSYCSIFPKGHVFSKNEVIRMWMAEGFLISPWQANESPEIVGNGYFKILLLNSFFQDERRNIWGDIKSFRMHDLVHDLSVSITGCESLNITIDDIPKIDQSFTFRRLGLQVLHSGVSTAIPSEIYKAFKKLHTFVYSGLHDGEDVWARRVCTFGFIRVLKLSHTGIEELPKSICKLKHLRYLDVKRCNRLKELPQDIRKLIGLEYLIFRNKYTLSAKMPRKVSRLSALKKLSVFIVGEEGKGSGIEELKDLNLLGGKLSIEDLGNVTDGTQANLMGKKNIRHLELSWDSRGCNDPDRIIKDVEVINDLQPHLNLKKLGVSHFGGSEIPTWLRSASVHLPKLVSITLYRCNECEHFPALGGLQHLKYLFMDGFGGVKRIGNEFCPSNEEAVSFPSLVLLYIYHYTNSVNSDRSSRASTFSWSEDLENQNGSTLSTTPTEFPFLRKLYFHIERQVDANLKSLSPKLLWGVLQTLLVAGCNEFVGFEQQHRHQLDHLSYSHLRRLEVFKCPSLTVLPADFSGLNSLTYLAIEECSSLHSLPDGIQYLPALETLIIGGFSEDLTSFPFPAASGSDGEKYFVSLRVLKICGWPTLSAELPDQLQLLTCLQCFTIRGFPCLSSLPEWFRELSSLQNLYFLNCSRLQYLPSDEQMQRLTSLKTIYIWNCPLLLERCSGNEEGHKIARRKQVIGSSPSLLDHIPRDADMNLELLARRTSGIFSNQNKEKRWIDSCGRKCFMFFPTSFYIAWGDDTRYWTWLSITEPSAASNNAEIEVSELINVCWFGVHGKLDMSKLTPGVNYEVVFIVMLRERSSGWDAPVNLCLVLPDAQRLVKEVVLETMPKSQWIEIHVGDFKTPEQPGDQEKQVDFRLSGQDTVTWKSGLFIEGAIVRPKRHKFAHLKQVSTAGSESRMLKIPTGVVPEVSTAGSESRMLKIPTGVVPEDMNLELLARMTSGIFSNQNKEKRWIDSRGRKCFMFFPRSFYIAWGDDTRYWTWLSVTEPSAASNNAEIEVPELIKVCWLDVHGTLDMSKLTPGVNYEVVFIVMLRERSYGWGKPVNLCLVLPDGQRLDQTLVLETMPKSTWIEIHVGDFQTPEQQPGDQEKQVKFNLSEQETLFWKSGLVIEGAIVRPKKSSS